One window of the Streptomyces sp. ITFR-21 genome contains the following:
- a CDS encoding SigE family RNA polymerase sigma factor — MAEALGIETVFGRRGGVLAPPRAGGLPVIAPWPVRVAGTAADGGDADTAMAVGTTVDHLTETYRAHYRSLLGLAALLLDDTASCEDVVQEAFIRVHSARSRVRDPEKTLAYLRQTVVNLSRSALRRRILGLKLLSKPMPDMASAEEGAYEILERDQLKAAMRSLQRRQREVLVLRYFADMTEAQVAETLGISLGSVKAYGSRGLAALRVAMEAPA, encoded by the coding sequence GTGGCGGAGGCATTGGGTATCGAGACGGTATTCGGACGGCGGGGGGGCGTGCTCGCGCCGCCGCGGGCCGGTGGTCTGCCGGTGATCGCGCCCTGGCCGGTCCGGGTGGCCGGTACCGCCGCCGACGGCGGGGACGCTGACACCGCAATGGCAGTCGGCACCACGGTCGACCACCTCACCGAGACCTACCGTGCGCACTACCGCTCCCTGCTGGGTCTCGCCGCGCTGCTGCTGGACGACACCGCCTCCTGCGAGGACGTCGTCCAGGAGGCGTTCATCCGGGTGCACTCGGCGCGCAGCCGCGTCCGCGACCCCGAGAAGACTCTCGCCTATCTCCGCCAGACCGTGGTGAACCTCTCCCGCTCGGCGTTGCGCCGACGCATCCTGGGCCTCAAACTCCTCTCCAAGCCCATGCCCGACATGGCCAGCGCGGAGGAGGGGGCGTACGAGATCCTGGAGCGCGATCAGCTCAAGGCCGCCATGCGCTCGCTCCAGCGGCGGCAGCGCGAGGTGCTGGTACTGCGCTACTTCGCCGACATGACCGAGGCGCAGGTCGCCGAGACCCTCGGTATCTCCCTGGGCTCGGTGAAGGCGTACGGTTCACGTGGCCTCGCGGCGCTCCGCGTCGCGATGGAGGCACCGGCATGA
- a CDS encoding aspartate kinase → MGLVVQKYGGSSVADAEGIKRVARRIVDTKKAGHRVVVVVSAMGDTTDELIDLAEQVSPIPAGREFDMLLTAGERISMALLAMAIKSLGHEAQSFTGSQAGVITDSVHNKARIIDVTPGRIRTALDEGNIAIVAGFQGVSQDKKDITTLGRGGSDTTAVALAAALDAEVCEIYTDVDGVFTADPRVVKKARKMEWIAFEDMLELASSGSKVLLHRCVEYARRYNIPIHVRSSFSGLPGTWVSSEPPAGYRPPQASWQAGQPGYSGQGDKAMEQAIISGVSHDTSEAKITVVGVPDKPGEAATIFRAIADAEINIDMVVQNVSAAATGLTDISFTLPKSEGHKAMEALTKAQAVIAFDSLRYDDQIGKISLVGAGMKTNPGVTATFFEALSNAGVNIELISTSEIRISVVTRADDVKPAVQAVHSAFGLDSDSDEAVVYGGTGR, encoded by the coding sequence GTGGGCCTTGTCGTGCAGAAGTACGGCGGCTCCTCTGTCGCCGATGCCGAAGGCATCAAGCGGGTCGCCCGCCGGATCGTGGACACCAAGAAGGCGGGCCACCGGGTCGTCGTCGTGGTGTCGGCGATGGGTGACACGACGGACGAGCTGATCGATCTCGCGGAGCAGGTCTCGCCGATCCCGGCCGGCCGCGAGTTCGACATGCTGCTGACCGCCGGAGAGCGGATCTCCATGGCGCTGCTGGCGATGGCGATCAAGAGCCTCGGCCACGAGGCGCAGTCCTTCACCGGCAGCCAGGCCGGCGTGATCACCGACTCGGTGCACAACAAGGCGCGGATCATCGACGTGACCCCGGGCCGTATCCGTACCGCGCTCGACGAGGGCAACATCGCGATCGTGGCCGGGTTCCAGGGCGTGTCCCAGGACAAGAAGGACATCACCACGCTGGGGCGGGGCGGTTCCGACACCACGGCGGTGGCGCTGGCCGCGGCGCTGGACGCCGAGGTGTGCGAGATCTACACGGACGTCGACGGGGTGTTCACCGCCGACCCGCGGGTGGTGAAGAAGGCCCGCAAGATGGAGTGGATCGCCTTCGAGGACATGCTGGAGCTGGCGAGTTCGGGCTCGAAGGTGCTGCTGCACCGCTGTGTCGAGTACGCGCGTCGCTACAACATCCCGATCCACGTCCGGTCCTCGTTCTCCGGGCTGCCGGGCACCTGGGTCAGCAGCGAGCCGCCGGCGGGCTACCGGCCTCCGCAAGCGTCATGGCAAGCAGGTCAACCAGGGTATTCAGGGCAAGGGGACAAGGCGATGGAGCAGGCGATCATCTCGGGCGTCTCGCACGACACGTCCGAGGCGAAGATCACGGTCGTCGGGGTGCCGGACAAGCCGGGCGAGGCGGCGACGATCTTCCGGGCCATCGCGGACGCCGAGATCAACATCGACATGGTGGTGCAGAACGTGTCGGCCGCCGCCACCGGACTGACCGACATCTCCTTCACGCTGCCGAAGTCCGAGGGGCACAAGGCGATGGAGGCGCTGACCAAGGCGCAGGCGGTGATCGCCTTCGACTCACTGCGCTACGACGACCAGATCGGGAAGATCTCACTGGTCGGCGCCGGGATGAAGACCAACCCCGGGGTCACCGCGACCTTCTTCGAGGCGCTTTCCAACGCCGGGGTGAACATCGAGCTCATCTCGACCTCCGAGATCCGGATCTCGGTGGTGACCCGGGCGGACGACGTGAAGCCGGCCGTGCAGGCGGTGCACTCGGCCTTCGGACTGGACAGCGACAGCGACGAGGCGGTCGTATACGGCGGCACCGGCCGCTGA
- a CDS encoding DUF5063 domain-containing protein, with amino-acid sequence MTDGAAKSPARRAGARTGSRTGGGAAKRVTKGGAKGQPRGAAGDAAKTAAGAGGGSAGAEEPDEFAVQITDQIESFILSVREVAKGDDPDSAVPYLLLEVSQLLLAGGRLGAHEDIVPDERYEPDVGPEPDEDDLRQRLAALLEPIDVYSEVFDPYVPRSTPVACRISDDMADVVADLTHGLAHFKAGRISEALWWWQFSYLSNWGSTASASLRALQSLVAHVRLDSPLDELDGLDTGSDGDDEERLAREAGKVMEAELGTIGRRRDE; translated from the coding sequence GTGACGGACGGCGCGGCGAAGAGCCCGGCGAGGCGTGCGGGCGCGAGGACGGGTTCGAGGACGGGTGGGGGCGCGGCGAAGCGGGTGACGAAGGGCGGCGCGAAGGGCCAGCCGAGGGGCGCGGCCGGGGACGCGGCGAAGACGGCGGCCGGGGCCGGCGGCGGGTCCGCGGGCGCCGAGGAGCCGGACGAGTTCGCCGTGCAGATCACCGACCAGATCGAGAGCTTCATCCTCTCGGTCCGCGAGGTGGCCAAGGGCGACGACCCGGACAGCGCGGTGCCGTACCTGCTGCTGGAGGTCTCGCAGCTGCTGCTGGCCGGCGGGCGGCTCGGCGCGCACGAGGACATCGTGCCGGACGAGCGCTACGAGCCGGACGTCGGCCCGGAGCCGGACGAGGACGACCTGCGGCAGCGGCTCGCGGCGCTGCTGGAGCCGATCGACGTCTACTCCGAGGTGTTCGATCCGTACGTGCCCCGGTCCACGCCGGTGGCCTGCCGGATCTCGGACGACATGGCCGACGTGGTGGCCGACCTCACCCACGGCCTCGCGCACTTCAAGGCCGGGCGGATCTCCGAGGCGCTGTGGTGGTGGCAGTTCTCGTACCTGTCCAACTGGGGGTCCACCGCGAGCGCGTCGCTGCGGGCGCTGCAGTCGCTGGTGGCGCACGTACGGCTGGACAGCCCGCTGGACGAGCTGGACGGGCTGGACACCGGCAGTGACGGGGACGACGAGGAGCGGCTGGCCCGGGAGGCCGGGAAGGTGATGGAGGCGGAGCTGGGGACGATCGGGCGGCGCCGCGACGAGTAG
- the recR gene encoding recombination mediator RecR, whose amino-acid sequence MYEGVVQDLIDELGRLPGVGPKSAQRIAFHILQADPADVRRLAHVLSEVKAKVRFCAVCGNVAEDDLCRVCRDPRRDPAVICVVEEPKDVVAVERTREFRGKYHVLGGAISPIEGVGPDDLRIRELLARLADGTVTELILATDPNLEGEATATYLARMVKPMGLRVTRLASGLPVGGDLEYADEVTLGRAFEGRRLLDV is encoded by the coding sequence GTGTACGAGGGCGTGGTTCAGGACCTGATCGACGAACTGGGCAGACTGCCCGGCGTGGGTCCCAAGAGCGCGCAGCGGATCGCCTTCCACATCCTGCAGGCCGACCCCGCTGACGTACGCCGCCTCGCGCACGTGCTCTCCGAGGTCAAGGCGAAGGTGCGGTTCTGCGCGGTGTGCGGGAACGTCGCCGAGGACGACCTGTGCCGGGTGTGCCGCGATCCGCGCCGCGATCCCGCGGTGATCTGCGTGGTCGAGGAGCCCAAGGACGTGGTGGCGGTGGAGCGTACCCGCGAGTTCCGGGGGAAGTACCACGTGCTGGGCGGCGCGATCAGTCCGATCGAGGGCGTCGGTCCGGACGACCTGCGGATAAGAGAGCTGCTCGCCCGCCTCGCGGACGGCACCGTCACCGAGCTGATCCTGGCGACGGACCCGAACCTGGAGGGCGAGGCGACGGCCACCTATCTGGCCCGGATGGTGAAGCCCATGGGGCTGCGGGTGACCCGGCTGGCCAGCGGGCTGCCGGTGGGCGGCGACTTGGAGTACGCGGACGAGGTCACGCTGGGGCGGGCCTTCGAAGGAAGGCGGTTGCTGGATGTCTGA
- a CDS encoding YbaB/EbfC family nucleoid-associated protein gives MIPGGQPNMQALLQQAQKMQQDLAAAQQELAEAEVEGSAGGGLVKATVTGAGELRALVIDPKAVDPEDAETLADLVVAAVHNANEAAQQLQQTKLGPLTEGLSGMPGLPF, from the coding sequence GTGATCCCTGGTGGTCAGCCGAACATGCAGGCGCTGCTCCAGCAGGCCCAGAAGATGCAGCAGGATCTCGCCGCGGCCCAGCAGGAGCTGGCCGAGGCCGAGGTGGAGGGCTCCGCGGGCGGGGGCCTGGTCAAAGCGACGGTGACCGGTGCCGGTGAGCTGCGCGCGCTGGTGATCGACCCCAAGGCGGTCGACCCGGAGGACGCGGAGACGCTCGCCGACCTGGTGGTGGCCGCGGTCCACAACGCGAACGAGGCCGCGCAGCAGTTGCAGCAGACCAAGCTCGGCCCGCTCACCGAGGGGCTCTCCGGCATGCCCGGTCTGCCGTTCTGA
- a CDS encoding DNA polymerase III subunit gamma and tau, giving the protein MSLALYRRYRPETFAEVIGQEHVTDPLQQALRNNRVNHAYLFSGPRGCGKTTSARILARCLNCEQGPTPTPCGECQSCRDLARNGPGSIDVIEIDAASHGGVDDARDLREKAFFGPAGSRYKIYIIDEAHMVTSAGFNALLKVVEEPPEHLKFIFATTEPEKVIGTIRSRTHHYPFRLVPPGTLRDHLTAVCEREAIRVEDEVYPLVVRAGAGSVRDSMSVMDQLLAGAGADGVTYAMATALLGYTDATLLDEVVEGFAAGDGAAVFEIVDRVIEGGHDPRRFVADLLERLRDLVIIAAVPDAVEKGLIDAPREVVERMAVQAAVFGAAELSRAADLVNTGLTEMRGATSPRLQLELICARVLLPAAYDDERSTQARLERLERGIASGAIGLGTAPAAPAAPNVGGEAGVPAGPGGAAAARAALGRTASDAGQPQPPAQYPGRAAGQPPGHAPDQGPAPAVHASAQVNAQPQAQAPAYPQVQAPAPASAPQQQSPDQPPPPAQHAVPPAEEPPTAPRPGAWPVLQGGGPGGAAGPGGPAGPGGPGGGTNPAPPAAAPRPGAWPTTASAGGPATPPPAAERAPAPSQQAAPAARTAPAAPLPAPAAPPAAQQQQPPQQSQQPPRAVGDPTRVRQMWPTILEAVKNRRRLTWMLLFNNAQVAGFDGETLQIGFDNPGARNSFANNGSEDVLRQAISDALGVEWRIEAIVDPSGGGGGGGGGAGGGGTGGYGGPAGGTGGFGGGATGPGGGSGGGFGGGPGPGAGPGSRPPAPSQTQSPSQPHPSAGPAPYGGAPAPTGYDQGPGGGGPTGSAALTAERPAASRFGAADHAGPPPPDDHPDYAAIEDDIPEDDDPDLVDSALSGHDLFIRELGATVIEEISHG; this is encoded by the coding sequence GTGTCCCTCGCTCTGTACCGCCGCTACCGACCCGAGACCTTCGCCGAGGTCATCGGGCAGGAGCACGTCACCGATCCGCTGCAGCAGGCGCTGCGGAACAACCGGGTCAATCACGCGTACCTGTTCAGCGGGCCGCGCGGGTGCGGGAAGACGACGAGCGCGCGGATCCTGGCGCGCTGCCTGAACTGCGAGCAGGGGCCGACGCCGACGCCGTGCGGGGAGTGCCAGTCGTGCCGGGACCTGGCCAGGAACGGGCCCGGGTCGATCGACGTGATCGAGATCGACGCGGCGTCGCACGGCGGTGTGGACGACGCCCGTGATTTGCGGGAGAAGGCGTTCTTCGGGCCGGCCGGCAGCCGGTACAAGATCTACATCATCGACGAGGCGCACATGGTCACCTCGGCGGGGTTCAACGCCCTGCTGAAGGTGGTCGAGGAGCCGCCGGAGCATCTGAAGTTCATCTTCGCGACCACCGAGCCCGAGAAGGTCATCGGCACCATCCGATCGCGTACGCACCACTACCCCTTCCGGCTGGTCCCGCCCGGGACGCTGCGCGACCACCTGACGGCGGTGTGCGAGCGCGAGGCGATCCGGGTCGAGGACGAGGTGTATCCGCTGGTGGTACGGGCCGGCGCCGGTTCGGTACGTGACTCGATGTCGGTCATGGACCAGTTGCTGGCGGGCGCGGGGGCGGACGGTGTGACGTACGCCATGGCCACCGCGCTGCTCGGCTACACGGACGCGACGCTGCTGGACGAGGTGGTGGAGGGGTTCGCGGCCGGGGACGGGGCGGCGGTCTTCGAGATCGTGGACCGGGTGATCGAGGGCGGTCACGACCCGCGCCGGTTCGTGGCCGACCTGCTGGAACGGCTACGGGACCTGGTGATCATCGCGGCTGTCCCGGACGCGGTGGAGAAGGGGCTGATCGACGCCCCGCGCGAGGTGGTGGAGCGGATGGCGGTCCAGGCCGCGGTCTTCGGGGCCGCGGAGCTGAGCCGGGCGGCCGACCTGGTCAACACCGGGCTGACGGAGATGCGCGGTGCCACCTCGCCCCGCCTCCAGCTCGAACTGATCTGCGCCCGTGTGCTGTTGCCGGCCGCGTACGACGACGAGCGGTCGACGCAGGCGCGGCTGGAACGGCTGGAGCGGGGGATCGCCTCGGGCGCGATCGGCCTGGGGACGGCACCTGCGGCACCCGCGGCGCCGAACGTCGGCGGTGAGGCGGGGGTTCCCGCGGGACCCGGTGGGGCTGCGGCGGCGCGTGCGGCCCTCGGGCGTACGGCCTCGGACGCCGGACAGCCGCAGCCGCCGGCGCAGTACCCGGGCCGGGCCGCCGGCCAGCCGCCGGGCCACGCTCCGGACCAGGGCCCGGCCCCGGCGGTCCACGCGTCGGCCCAGGTCAACGCACAGCCTCAGGCTCAGGCCCCGGCGTACCCCCAGGTCCAGGCCCCGGCCCCGGCTTCCGCCCCTCAGCAGCAGAGCCCCGACCAGCCCCCTCCGCCGGCACAGCACGCCGTCCCGCCCGCCGAGGAGCCGCCGACCGCGCCGCGCCCGGGGGCCTGGCCGGTACTCCAAGGCGGCGGACCCGGCGGTGCCGCGGGCCCTGGCGGACCCGCTGGTCCGGGAGGCCCCGGCGGCGGTACGAATCCGGCCCCCCCGGCCGCCGCACCCCGCCCCGGTGCCTGGCCGACCACCGCGAGCGCCGGCGGCCCCGCGACCCCGCCGCCCGCGGCTGAACGCGCGCCGGCGCCATCGCAGCAGGCCGCTCCAGCCGCCCGCACCGCCCCCGCCGCACCGCTCCCGGCGCCGGCTGCTCCCCCCGCCGCACAGCAGCAGCAGCCGCCGCAGCAGTCCCAGCAGCCGCCGCGGGCCGTCGGCGACCCCACCCGGGTACGGCAGATGTGGCCGACCATCCTGGAGGCGGTGAAGAACCGGCGCCGCCTGACGTGGATGCTGTTGTTCAACAACGCGCAGGTCGCCGGGTTCGACGGCGAGACACTGCAGATCGGGTTCGACAACCCGGGCGCCCGTAACAGCTTCGCCAACAACGGCAGCGAGGACGTACTCCGGCAGGCGATCAGCGATGCGCTGGGCGTGGAGTGGCGGATCGAGGCGATCGTCGATCCGTCCGGTGGCGGCGGGGGCGGGGGCGGGGGCGCGGGCGGAGGCGGTACGGGCGGTTACGGGGGTCCCGCCGGCGGTACGGGCGGGTTCGGCGGCGGGGCGACCGGGCCGGGCGGAGGTTCGGGCGGTGGCTTCGGTGGCGGCCCTGGACCGGGCGCGGGCCCCGGCTCGCGCCCCCCCGCCCCGTCGCAAACGCAGTCCCCGTCCCAGCCGCACCCGTCCGCCGGTCCCGCCCCGTACGGCGGCGCCCCCGCCCCGACCGGGTACGACCAGGGGCCGGGCGGCGGCGGTCCCACCGGCTCCGCCGCCCTCACCGCCGAACGCCCCGCCGCGTCCCGCTTCGGCGCCGCCGACCACGCGGGCCCGCCGCCGCCCGACGACCACCCGGACTACGCCGCGATCGAGGACGACATCCCGGAGGACGACGACCCCGACCTGGTCGACTCCGCGCTCAGCGGACACGACCTGTTCATCAGGGAACTGGGCGCCACCGTGATCGAGGAGATCAGCCACGGCTGA
- a CDS encoding transposase family protein has translation MVTYVATLDVPRYVVDHLSRLLAAHRRRIGTPRGSRALGPFRQAVPVLRWFRQQACVHCPAQDAGVSQATGYRHLHEGIGVLADQAPALHQVLNRCRREGMTHVILDGTLIESDRLAGVRDNGNDLWFSRKHKAFGGNVQFLSAPDGTPLWVSDVEPGSTPDITAARIHALPALYKAAAHGLPTPADKGHTGAGIGIHVPVRRPKSQSEQALHADTRTTNTLIRDLRALGERAAAELKKHWRALKHVTLSPRRIGDITRAALVLNEIWK, from the coding sequence TTGGTCACCTATGTTGCCACGCTCGACGTCCCGCGCTACGTCGTGGACCACCTGTCCCGGCTACTGGCCGCCCACCGTCGCCGCATCGGCACCCCGCGCGGCAGCCGGGCGCTCGGTCCGTTCCGTCAGGCCGTGCCCGTCCTGCGCTGGTTCCGCCAGCAAGCCTGCGTGCACTGCCCGGCACAGGACGCCGGAGTCTCCCAGGCCACCGGCTACCGCCACCTCCACGAGGGCATCGGCGTCCTCGCCGACCAAGCCCCCGCCCTGCACCAGGTCCTCAACCGCTGCCGACGCGAAGGCATGACGCACGTGATCCTCGACGGCACCCTCATCGAGTCCGACCGCCTCGCGGGCGTCCGCGACAACGGCAACGACTTGTGGTTCAGCCGGAAACACAAAGCGTTCGGCGGCAACGTGCAGTTCCTGTCCGCCCCGGACGGAACCCCCTTATGGGTCTCCGACGTCGAACCCGGCTCCACCCCCGACATCACCGCCGCCCGCATCCACGCACTGCCCGCCCTCTACAAGGCCGCCGCCCACGGGCTGCCGACCCCGGCAGACAAGGGCCACACCGGCGCCGGCATCGGCATCCACGTGCCGGTCCGCCGACCGAAAAGCCAGTCCGAGCAGGCCCTCCACGCCGACACCCGAACCACGAACACCCTCATCAGAGACCTCCGCGCACTCGGCGAACGCGCCGCCGCCGAACTCAAAAAACACTGGCGCGCTCTCAAACACGTCACCCTCAGCCCACGCCGGATCGGCGACATCACCCGCGCCGCACTCGTCCTCAACGAAATCTGGAAATGA
- a CDS encoding helicase-associated domain-containing protein translates to MAQGQVEEPTVRCTEHEAQSNLLAVLRLCAAGKLRCSEKTRRPGAATVAVIGDVLAGGDFYPDEAISAFAWPMLLQAGGLAELTGGRLAPTARGRAALTRPPHLTVAQLWQRWLNNSLLDEFSRVEEIKGQRAANVLTAAKARRKIVGQALASLTPDAWTSVDGLFTQMRTAGLNPVVHRSERALWKLYLRDPEYGSLGYDGYHGWSLLQGRYTLAVLFEYAATLGLIGIEYVPPAGARDDYRDNWGGDDLDRLSRYDGLTATRLNALGAYAVDRTGDYAPASIPAPAVPTGKVTVPANFDIVALDGLPSAETVLLDGFADRTSDRVWTLTTASLIHALNGGHTLDELCGYLNRATSRPLPQTVTTLLDDTGRRTGRIRDTGQTHLIECADEALAVLIISDRRLRALCTRIGERHLAVSPDRLSAFRKAVLALGYPLRFSQRNDLRETS, encoded by the coding sequence GTGGCGCAGGGGCAGGTTGAGGAACCAACGGTCCGGTGCACCGAGCACGAGGCGCAATCCAATCTCCTCGCCGTGCTGCGCCTGTGCGCGGCAGGGAAGTTGCGGTGCAGCGAAAAGACCCGCCGCCCCGGTGCCGCCACTGTCGCTGTGATCGGTGACGTCCTGGCCGGCGGTGACTTCTACCCGGACGAAGCGATCTCCGCCTTCGCCTGGCCGATGCTGCTCCAGGCAGGCGGTCTCGCAGAGCTCACCGGCGGCCGACTCGCGCCGACCGCGCGCGGCCGGGCCGCACTGACCAGGCCGCCGCACCTGACCGTCGCCCAGCTCTGGCAGCGCTGGCTGAACAACAGCCTCCTGGACGAGTTCTCCCGCGTAGAGGAGATCAAGGGCCAGCGCGCGGCGAACGTCCTGACCGCGGCCAAAGCGCGCCGCAAGATCGTCGGTCAGGCGCTGGCCAGCCTCACACCCGACGCATGGACCTCCGTCGACGGCCTGTTCACGCAGATGCGCACGGCCGGACTCAATCCCGTCGTCCACCGCAGCGAACGCGCCCTGTGGAAGCTGTATCTGCGGGATCCCGAATACGGCAGTCTCGGCTACGACGGTTACCACGGCTGGTCCCTCCTCCAGGGCCGGTACACTCTGGCGGTGCTCTTCGAGTACGCCGCCACGCTCGGCCTCATCGGCATCGAGTACGTCCCCCCGGCGGGCGCCCGCGACGACTACCGCGACAACTGGGGCGGCGACGACCTCGACCGGCTCAGCCGCTACGACGGCCTGACCGCAACCCGCCTCAACGCGCTTGGCGCCTACGCCGTCGATCGCACCGGCGACTACGCACCCGCGTCGATACCAGCGCCGGCCGTCCCGACGGGCAAGGTCACTGTCCCGGCGAACTTCGACATCGTCGCCCTCGATGGACTGCCCTCCGCCGAAACAGTCCTCCTGGACGGCTTCGCCGACCGGACATCCGACCGCGTTTGGACTCTGACCACCGCATCCCTCATCCATGCCCTCAATGGCGGGCACACCCTCGACGAACTCTGTGGCTACCTGAACCGAGCCACCTCGCGTCCCCTGCCCCAGACCGTCACCACCCTGCTCGACGACACCGGCCGCCGCACCGGCCGAATCCGCGACACAGGGCAGACCCATCTCATTGAGTGCGCAGACGAGGCACTGGCGGTCCTCATCATCAGCGACCGCCGCCTGCGCGCGCTGTGTACCCGAATCGGCGAACGCCACCTCGCGGTCTCCCCCGACCGCCTGTCGGCGTTCCGCAAGGCCGTCCTGGCTCTGGGCTACCCACTGAGGTTTTCGCAGCGAAATGATCTTCGCGAAACGTCGTGA